The stretch of DNA AAAATGTTATGAGGCCTTGTGCGCAGTTGAGCTCCTCTTTTACTGATTCTTTAGATGTACCACAAGAGAAAATAGTGATAAGAAACAGATACGGAGAGAAACTTGTTGGTGTTTTGCATGAAGCTGGATCTAATGACATTGTAGGTGCCATGGATTTAGATCATCAAAGGATGGTAGAACTATATTGAGTCTCGCTAATGCATTGGCATCAGAAAATATCAGCATATTCCGTTTTGATTTTTCTGGCAACGGAGAAAGTGAAGGTACTTTTGAATATGGCAACTACTATAAAGAAGTGGACGACTTACGTGATGTGATCCTACATTTCAAAAAACACAAACGTGGCACCCATGCTATTGCTGGCCACAGTAAGGGAGGAAATGTGGTTATCCTTTATGCATCAATGTATCATGATATATATAAAGTTATTAACCTGTCTGGAAGGTTTAATCTGGAACGTGGAATTGGAGATCGTTTTGGAGATGATTATATGGAAAGGATTAATCAGCATGGTTTCATCGATGTCGAAAACAAAACAGGACGTATCATCTACCGTGTGACCACAGGAAGTCTGATGGACCGTCTTAAGACAGATATGCAGAGTGCATGCACATCTATTGACCCAAACTGCAGGGTGTTGACAGTACATGGCGCTAATGATGATGTTGTGCCATCAGAGGATGCCCTAGAGTTTGATAAGTATATAAGTAACCACGAACTGCATATTATAGAAGAGGCTGATCATAGATATACGTCTCGTCAGCTTGAATTAGCTTCAATTGTACTGAAATTTGTTAACTCTTGACGAGGGTAGTTGGAAACAAATTAAGCCAttgtctctctcttttttcctcaATACTCTTGTTCTGCCCATATTGTTAGTGATATTGTTAGTGGACTTATTTTAGTGGAAAGCTGTTTTTGTTAAACATTTATATTAAGGTGTCCTGACTTATGGCATTATTAGTTGACTGCATTTTGTGGGAAAACATAAGCATATGTCTATCACACAAGAAGTTAAAGTTCTATAAGCTTTCAATTTCCTAATGGAAATAGTATCCTTGCCCTAACTCAAGTTTTTATGTGGTATCTTCACTCTTCAGTTTGCCTTCAGAAGTTGCTTATCTCTCTATGACTAACAGTTAATTTGAATGTTATATGTTCTCAGTGGGCACCCAAGCAGAAGATCAGAATCAAGCTGCGGTCCTACTGGGTTCCTTTGATAGAGGACTCGTGCAAGAAGATAATTGATGCTGCCAAAACAACCAATGCAAAGACCATGGGTCCTGTTCCTCTGCCAACCAAGAGGAGAGTATATTGTGTGCTCAACTCTCCCCATGTGCACAAGGATTCACGGTTCCATTTCGAGATCCGGACACATCAGCGGCTGATTGATATCATGTATCCAACTGCCCAAACAATTGACTCACTGATGCAGCTCCAGCTCCCCGCTGGTGTGGACGTTGAGGTTAAGCTATGATTCTGTTGGAGCCGAAGTTTCAGAGTTTGATGTAGTATGGACTCATTTACCGCAGCCTTTATTTCTTGATCTTTTTGTTGTCTGGGATGGGACTAAAAAGAAATGTAGAGCCTGTAATTGAGACACGAGTTATCTTGCAATGAAGCATATTGAATGCGATGATCTACATGAAGTTTTATTGATGTTCTGGCTCCACTGAAATTGCTGGTGGTGCAACTGTAATTGGTCAGCATCTCATATACTTGGCTTACCATCCCAGTAAACTCTTTTGATTCAACTGGATGAGTATTTACTCTGTCCCATGGCCCATGCCTGTTGTATCCATACTGGGATGATTCAACAGACGGACAAAGCTCTCTCTTTTTTGCTTTCAGAGTTTACCTGAGCTCAAGCTTATTATTTAAGTCCATTTTGTGATTTGTAGGCTATGTACCAAAATCAGCTAAGGTACTTTTCTTGTAAGATAATAGTAGTACATTTTTGCACGAAGTTCAAAACAAATAACTATTAAATAACAATGGAAAGTAGTATTACCTAAAGAGGGGAAAAGGAACCACATATATCATCTAGTAAACGAAAGGTAAAATTTCCTGGTGCAAATTGGAAACCGGGCCCAAAAAAAggtgttttttttcatttgcttgaacttttcaaaacttTAATAAAATTCTAAGCTATCATTGAGGCGAGGCACAACACAACCAAACTTGTTCGatatcttttctctctctaaagttAATTCCATTTTCAGTTGAGTCGAGCAGGGGATGGTGTTTTTTATATATCAAGAATAGTAGTAGAGTGCTCTGTTTTTTTCCCTGAAGAAAAGGAAGACATAAAGTTGGTCTTTAGCAGCCCCTAGACCGTAGTACGCAGCCCCAGTATCCATAGTCCATGTTTCTAGTGCCATGTAAGTAATCCTCTTTCTCCGTCCGAAAACGACCCAAGAGTCCAAGACATCGTGGAGACACGGTGAGGTGACAGGTGAGCGTTGTTGGTCGGCGACTAAATCCATAAACTATCCTTCGGGACGGCCCCATGTTATTTTAATCTTGTCTAAATGTTTGAGTGCCTCGGCTTGTTTTTTCTTAATCTTATTGGCCGCTTGCTCACTAGAGGAGTCAGATGCTAAAGGTATCTTTGATCAGGGCACTGAAATTGCATACGGTACTCTTCAAGTGAGGAATAACCCAAAGTCATCACCATCAGCTTACTCAATTCATAATACCACCATTTTTTTCGTGTAGTACACTTTGAAAACCATAGCATAGTTTTGTCATATGAGTTGGACGAGTTGAGCTTCTcacgtcaaaaaaaaaaaggaaaaacacagtCCTATTTTTGTTATGTGCGATCATGATCCGTGCTACCATTTTGTCATATTACGAGGATGGCACACACTACTATCATGCGTGCACACCACAACCACACTCACACCTGCAAGTGCGCACTCTATCACATGATTCGCATGCGTACAGATAAATCACCGAAAGCATAAGCGTGTGAGTCATGATACCGTACTTAGATTAGAGGACTAGTAGGTTGGTACATAAATCCAGTAACGgttccaaaaaagaaaaggacttGGCTACTCCTTTGAAGAAATACTAGCAGGCAAAATTGCCATTTGTGCATCTGCGAAGGCTTCTACTGTGCACAAGGGCTGGGCTGCTAGGCTGCAGCCAAGGCGATGTCCCATTGTCTTCGCTAGTTCACTGTGACTGTGAGTGTTGCGTGCGGCAAAATTCAACTCGTCTTCTGCGCGGATTTCCTCCGTTCCCTTTTATGAAAATTTGGAGTTCACACGAGTTAGTAAATCGTAGCCGTTCGATGGACCCTACCACCACTGGACGTTGCTTTCAGAGTAGTTTCAGTGGTGTCACTTGTTACGTTTGCGGCAATCATCTAGGGCTGGATCCGTTGTAGCCCAGAAATTTGGGGTCCGGCCGGGTGCTAAAAACGAAACAACAGTGTGGTCATCTGCTTGGCCATGGTGCGGCGCAGAACTCTgtggtactccctccgtcccaaaaaaatataaatctcatttttcgaagagtcaaataattttaaatttaactaaatttatataaaataatatttgtATTTGTATTATAACATAAGTATCTTTAGATTAATTatgtaatatatttctatactacATCTATTCGGAGACACAAATATTagtaattttttgaataaatttgatcaaaattaaaATAGTTTGACTCCTCGAAAAATGAGTAATGGCTTAAGTAGGCTccttagattcgtctcgcgatttacagcctatccatacaaaaaattttgtaaataaacttcatttagtactccatgtatgtgtcgaaatattcgatgtgacttttttttatgtttacgggatttacggtcggatctaaacagggcctttaaCTAACCTTGCATCACATCCATCTGAATCTGATCCTGTGCGGCTGTGCCACCATCTGAATCTGATCCTGTGCGGCTGTGCCACCTGCGGCGTATGCCCTGGCATCAGCACTGGGTGTGGTGGATGGAGACCCTGAAACGTGGGCCAATATAGATGCCCTTCTGAGACCTTGACCTTCTCGATTCTTTCCTTGGCTACCAAGGAGATAGGCGGTTGGGCACGACGACCTCGGTCAAAAAAGTCAACGATCCGTGCCGTCGGTCCCATGTGGCGCGCCAAGATCGTTTGCTGCGACTGCGACGAAGCTCGCTCCGTCACTCCAAACGTCACCATTCCCCGCCGGACCGGATCCTCTGCGGCGCCCGTCGGCCGTCTCTGGTCGCTCTGCCGTGCGCTGCGTGCGCAGTGGATCCCGACCGATTAGTCTGACCCTGAAACGTGCAACTCCCCAGGTCTCTCGTGCCACTAAACTTAACCGCCACTCAATCACAATCACTCATGGTCAAGGCTGAGACTCGATGCGAGGCGACCGTGTGCATGCACCTGAAATGTGGATAATCTTCGACTTCACACTCGCCTCTCGTTTGTGCACAAGAATGGTTCTTTTTGTTGCAGCAGAAGTTTTCAAAAAATCGcagcacaatttttttttgaaagcaacCAGGAGCACTGGGGAGTAATGTAAGATTTTTGGACGCCCACGCTGACCGGACTCAACGCAGACGAGGCTGTCCGAATAATCTCGGAACGCACCATACTAAGACAGATGTACACctccacacacacacgcacacccacacacacaggCCTCAGCACCCGGTGCGACACCGATCACGGGGGATCGAACGTTGGCGGGCAGCCTCGCAGCCGCGAGTGCTACCACTGAGCCACTGGCTCGTTCGCGCAGCACAATTTagttctacgaatttctagcaGCGATTCAGTGAATAATGATCAATTGAACTGCACGTAGCTGCAGTTGCTAGGAGCACATGAACAGCAGTATGGGCAACAGCAACGGTAGCATAGGTAGCAGATGCCGATGCCAGATGGCGTGGCTGATTCGGTACTACTAGTAGCTAGGCGAATCGCATCTCTCGCCAGATTTGATTTGAGCGGTCTCCGATAAAAATCGCAACGGagaaaacgaaaaaaagaaaaaaaggcgcCAAGCGCAGCGCGACGGGTCGAcgtccaccaccagcagcagccaccTCACACGGGCGCCGCCCCCAACTTGCCGGGACGGAACGGTCGACTGGTCGAGCATCGTGCGCCGACGGCGGCCTGACCTGACGGGGCGCCGCAGCTCTTTCCACCGCGAAGCGCCGCGGGCCGTATCTCTGTGGCGCGTgggcggcccggccggccgaGAACGAACCGCCGTCCGCAGCCACGCGGCGGGCGCGAGGGTTGCGTGTGCCGCGCGCGCCCACCCAATGCCCACCCGACTACCCGAGGTGCGGCACGCCATCCTCTCGGTCCCGTGCGTTTCGGCGCCGCGGAGGTATTGCCTGGCCAGGATGCCCGGGGGAGTGAGCGTGCGTGGCGCCGGGCCACGAGAGCCGCGCTAGGGGTGGCAAAGGATCTCAAATTCTAGACTAGTTGCTGCTCCGGACGAATTCGATCGGCACATATTCGTTCGGCATATGCTCCGGCTCTACATCGACAAAGCCCCCGCTTGTTGTGATCGCACACGGCTCGAGGATTTCGGTTTCCCGTTCTCCAGCGTCGCCGTTGCGGTGTCTCCCACCAGACACCATGCTGCCGGCGCTGTGGCTGTTAAGGTTGGGCATGCTGCGCCAACGGTCTCGCCATGTAGCCACGTGCACAGCGCAGCGGTGGCGGGATTACGCGGTGAGTCAGCAAGcagctactagctagctagcttgctaCGGAAGAAAGAGAGGTTGCGAATAACAAATGTGAGCAGGGGCTCCCGTCTCCGGGGGTAGGGTACACCATCTGATGGCGCTTCTTCTCTGAAGCTTCGCCGGATCGGCGGCTCGGCCCCTCCCTTCCCCGCCGCCAGACACGTATATATACGAGTGCAAACACGACGCCTTGTGTAAGCGGCCACACACAACCTCCGCACTCCACCGACATTCACCACgagcatcctcctcctcctctgcctcctCTGCCCTGCGCGCCGCACACATGGCTGCCTGCGTCGACAAGTGGCACCCCACGCACGCCGGCTGCCTCTCCAGCGCCATCTACCACTACTTGCCGgaccgcgccgccaccgtggACCGCGCGATGCCCGCCGCAGCACCGGCGCCCGCGAGCGCCTGctgcgtccgcggcggcgacgacgtctGGGACGAGCTGCGCGCCGAGGCGCAGGCCGACGCGGACGCCGAGCCCTTCCTCCGCAAGTTCTACTGGGACCTCGTCCTGTCGCGCCCGTCGCTGgaggccgccctcgccgcgcacCTCTCCGCCAAGCTCTGCGTGCCCGGCGCGCTGCCGCAGGACGCGCTCCGggacctcctcgccggcgcgctggAGGCGCACCCggaggccggccgcgccgcgcgcgccgaccTCCTGGCCGCGCGCGACCGCGACCCGGCCTGCGGCCGCATGGTGCACTGCTTCCTCTACTACAAGGGCTTCCTCGCCCTGCAGGCGCACCGCGCCGCTCACGCGCTCTGGGccgacggccgcgccgccgcggcgctcctcCTCCAGAGCCGCGCCTCCGAGGTCTTCGGCGTCGACATCCACCCCGGCGCGCGCATTGGCTGCGGCATCCTGTTCGACCACGCCACGGGCGTCGTCATCGGCGAGACCGCCGTCGTCGGCAACGACGTGTCCATCCTGCACGGCGTCACCCTCGGCGGCACCGGGAAGGAGTCCGGCGACCGGCACCCCAAGGTCGGGGACGGGGTGCtgatcggcgccggcgccagcgtGCTCGGCAATGTGCACATTGGAGCCGGGGGCAAGATCGGAGCGGGCGCGGTCGTGCTCCGCGACGTGCCGGAGGGAACTACGGCCGTCGGGAACCCAGCGAAGGCGATCGGgaagaaggcggcgccgcagcggcggccggaggagcaGCCCGGGGTGACCATGGAGCAGGGGTGGTCGGATTACGTGATTTGAGAAATCTTAGAGGGGTCTGAGTGCAAATATTTAGTGCAGGAGACTTCTTTCCCTCCAAAATGATACGCATTTTGTGTCTCCCGGCCACTGCTATTCTGCTATAGCCTAGCGCCTGCACTACAGATAGAGCTGCGGTGCATAAGAGGGAGCTCAATTAGGAATTGAGCCCTAGTGCAAGGAAGTCCATATTTTTTATGTTCTTTttcctttgttttcttttttggaaGGAATAACAAGAAATGCATCTGATAAATGTTATCGGTTGCTTGTAAATACACTCCATGTTCTATTCCAGCGCTGATACATTCAATTTCTACATGAAACTTCTTAGTTTGTAGTACTGTTCAAGTACAAACTCTGACCGAGTAGAGGTTGCACATGAACCTCTGATTTACTGGAGGTCAATTAAGCAGCGGTGGTGAGTCGATGAATTCTGAAAACGATGttcattcttcttttttttttgaggggtccgATCTTGATTCTTCAAGGGCTGCTTCAAACAAATCAGAGCGTAAGCGATTACGGTTACGGCCTCTCAAGTAAAACTTTTTTTTCGGAAAACTACTCTCAAGTAAAACTTGTCTGGCCAGTGACGAGCTAGCAGTTCCATCCGAGAAATTGACTGCTTGTCTTCGCCCAAACAAAATCACCGGCGGCGTTTTCACCTTCTGAATCGGGGGAACCAATAATTGAAGCCAGGAGCTAAGCCGCGAGATGGTTGGGAATCTTGGCGAGGGGAGGTCAGCCTGCCGCAAGTGGACGCAGCTGACGGGTGAGGGGGTGACGTTTACGGCTACCAGATGAGAGACGTCGCCGCCCGCAGCTTTTATTTCGAAAGTAAGGGAGGGGCCAGAATCGAGATGTGGTTCGAGTATTTGTATTTCAGCAAAGTCAGATCATTGGTTTGGTTGCTTGGGTGCACTGCGTTGGGTTGAATGCTGATCATCCGAGTTTTACACGGAACGGGTTCCTTCCTCTCTCGATGACATGTTCGCCGGAACCGACTAGATTGGACGGCCGCCGAAGAGGAATCTCGGCACTAGCCAGCCGAGTGGCCGCTGCTGCCATGACGCTAGTTGGGATGGATCAATGGATCATGGATGGCAAAAGTGCACAACCAAGATGGCGTAGCGTGAGTGGTGAAGGCCAAGTGCGCGTATCGCCTCTAGCTAGTATCTAGTAgctaaaaaaaaaaggttagaaGAGGGGAGGCTGAGGATTTGTGATGCGGGCTTTGttggttttgtgcccgttgacCTGCTGCGAATGGCCGAAGCAGATGGGCCAACGTGTGGACTCGAAAGGCTCCGAGCTCCACTATGGCCTAATGACTGACTGGCCCAAACGAACGAGTCACGGTTCTTCTATGGGCCCTTGTCTGCAACAAAACCCGCCACGCAGGCCCGAAAGAGTTCCTGTAAACAGTACGTTCAATATGGGCCTGAAATTCCCTTTGACGCGGCAGTCCACATGAGGCGCGGCCCGTCTGGAGCCACGATAACATGATATGGCCCATCCATCACAGCTGACGTTGCCGCCGTGTGGCAAGGTCAACTCATTTCCCCGACTCCGCACGGCAGAGCCTGCCCTCTGCTGTCTACTCTGCCGTCGCCGAATGCCGTGGAACTGTGGAAGCAACGCCCCCGCCGCGTGAGGCCAAGCATGCGCTCCCAAGCTGAGCGCCACCGatccccgcgcgcgcgcacggcgcaCCCCTTGGACCGAAGCCCGCGACGAGCCAGGACACACGGTACCCGCGCCGCGGCGTGAGCCAAGGGGCTCGAGTTCAAGAGCTACGGCccaacgacgacgacgcgtcctcccgctcccgctccctctCCCGCCCATCCATCCCACCTAAACGCCGCCCACCGCACCGCCAACAGTGGAGCTCTTAGCCGCTGCTCCTTGTCGCTGTGGCCCTGTCGTTTCGAATCACCACCGCCTCCACCATCCACTGCGGCAAGTTGCGGCGAGACCGATCGCAGGAACAGTTATTGGTCTCTCTGATGAACATCGTCGCCACCAGCTCGACATGATCATACACGGATCGCTAGCTGATCCCCGACGCCAAATAAACTGCGCGAGAGCCgccacgcgcgccgcgccggccatcgGCTCACGTCGAGTTCCAATCAATCATCAGTCTCTCGCTCGGGCGCTCCCGCTTCCCCTTGTTGGCAGCCGCCTTGTTGCCTTGCGACCGCACgcacccgcgcgcgcgcgcgctggtCGTAAAGCTCACTCATGGCTACCTACGCTGCCTGCTCATTTTCGGCCTGGGTCCATCGTACGCGGAGCTCCACGTTACGCCCGGCCcccttctttttccttttttttttccttttcgaCGTGACGCTTGTTGAACTTTACGGATTTTCAATTTTCTGCTCGCGATACTACTCCTTGTCGCCTACTGGGCCGACGTACGTAGCACAGAACCAGAAGTGCTTGGCACCTGCAAATTCAGATTAATCCCGGTCGAGCAGTGGAGATGATAAGATCTGCGGAAATGCAGGCTCTGCCGCAGCTTCCAGTGGGCCTTGGAGACAAGAGGGTAATTCCTAGCGCATTGAAGAACGGCGACTTCTCAAAGGCTCGCAACAGGAGTGCTGCGTATTCGATCGTCGCTCACAGtcaccgatcgatcgatcgtgATCCGAGATCCGAGAAACACGTACGTACTACCACTGGGCGCAAGCATGCATGCAGGTCGCGGGGGCACGCACGTCAAACAGGCCGCGCCAAGGGGCCTTAATAACATGGGGACGAGCAATCTTACAAGGGCGATCaatgcgcggcggcgccgtgcgcTCGGCCCGACCTGCATGGTCACAAGCCCCGCGTCGGTCTCCCTGGCCACTTCCCCCTGTTCTCTTCGCCACCGATCGAGCTCAGTCAGAGCTTCTGAACCTCTGATCTGATCGACGAGGACGCCAGTCGCCAGGCCATGGCCATGCATGCATTCCTCTCTGGCGAAAGCTGGCCGGCGGGCGCGCCCTAGCCCGACTAGCTTCCTCCCCCTTTGACgccacaagaagaagaagaattcaTGGCTCCGATCAGGTTGTCGCCGGCCGGTCGGCCGGCCGGGGTGCCGCGATTAGGGGGCCTCCCACGTGAGCGCTGCCTTGGATGGATCCGTGTGCACCCCCTGCGCTCCTAGTTAATAATAATCAGCCTAGGACTTTGCGTTTGTGCTGGGAATCTCTGGTACGTTACGCTGCGGCTAGCTGCCGAGTGCCGCGCCATCGGCTTCAGGGGCTCCATCGCCGCTAGCGCTTGGAAGGATTGGTGGCGTGCCCAGGAGTCAACCGATTAGTATAGTGGTTAGGTACGTGGAGCTGCTGATGATCGCACCTCACGCACCCTGTACTCTACTCCCTGTCATGCATTCACATGCCTATATTTTGTTGATCTGACAACATGTAGAGGTACGAACTGCTGTCATCTGGTCGTGTTGTATGTGCGTCGCTTCATCTGCTTGTGTCGTAGCTGTTTTTGTTCCTGCATTGCATGCACGGCACGCGACTGCTCAAGCCTGCAGGGGGCCGGGTCGGCTTGGCTCTGCTTCTCCCTGTAGGGAGGGAGAAGGTACGCTCGCTCTCGGAATGGAAGCATGCAAATACTACCTCAGTAAAATGTAAAAACTTGTAACAGTCCGGaactctgttctgctggctgcggctggtggttggtgctggtttgttgtgagagaaaaattatTGCTGACTGtccggtggctggtgctgatttggtatgagaaaaaaatactgttaGTTGGCTGGAGAACCAGTCAGCAGAACAGAGAAAAATACGGCAGTTATGTGGTAGCAGGTGGCATGTTAAATGGCAGCCAGAGGCCAAAAGCCTAGGTTATGACAACCATGTACGCTGGCTTTGTGGAACTGGAGTAGTTTCCAAGTCTATCTTCCTATGGACTATCTTCTGCTTAATTAAACAGATCCAAGTACCGTCTGTAGATCAATGTTCTTACCAGtatatctctccatcatcaATAGGCAATatatccacacacacacaccgtcCAGTCCTGTCTTTAATAGGCGTTGCAGGCGCTGAGATGGACAGGCTCGAGGTTTCAAGTGACATAACCCCGGCAGTATGGCGTGAGCATTATCAGTTGGGTGAGCGCTGTATCACTATCATACCAGCGGAATCTCGCAgcggcctcctcctgctcgtgcTTGAGTGCGTTCGTTAGGCTGTTCTGAACCTTCTGCTGGATGGCGCACCGTACCCCCTGCAGAGCACTTGCTATTGGACACTTATACGTCTGCGCCACAGCATTTACACCGCTCCACCTCTGCAGCCTCTGTTGCTCCTCGGTCATTTATTTTCCACGTGACTCGTAAATAGATGAACTGTTGTTGTCGCAGGCCGCGCCCAGCGCAAGATGAAGGATCGGTTTGGGTggtgtggtttggtttggttttgatGAATGATGTGTCCAATTTTGTGCATGATTTTTACCAACGAGCAGAGGGTGGATGTGCAGACGATGGAGATGCTCTCTTGTCTGCGTTGCATAAAGGACATTGCTAGACCTGTAGACAGCATCTAcaccctccgtcccaaaataaatatattttttttgaccATCAGATATCGTATTTGGCCATTCTTCTTATTCAAATTTTTTAcataaattataaattaaataatttattattaaaatatctTTAGTGATATAATAAATCATAAAAGACAAATAATATTTACGTAAAATTTTTGAGTAAGACGCATGATCAAAGACAATGTCTAATAGTCAAAGAaatgcatttattttgggacggagggtgTACTAGCTACCACATAGCTGCCGTCATTGCTCGCAGGAACGCAGGACGATCCTGTCTCTGCTACAGAATTCGCTTGATTGCTCTCCACAGAAgggaaacaaaaaggaaaatattttcaaaaaaaagaggaaaaacatTACTACTAGCGCGTATCCAAGAACAATGATTGCGTCCATGCCATGCCGCGAGGACAGGAACTCGCAAGCTTTTGACCGGCCCACGCAAAGGGCCATCATCCTATCCATCATCGATCGCCCCTCGCAAACAGGGTTGACAACGGGCACAGATCCGTGAGTTTTGCCTATCCAAATCCGTGCCCACGACACTAGAATAAGACCCGTTAAAAAACTCATGCCCATCACGGGTTCGTTTTCACACCCAAACCCGTGCCCGCTCGGGTCTCGGGTCGCCCGTGCCTGTTAACTAGGATAAGCATCTGCTACAGCTGCACAGATCCAGAGTGCCAGACATGCCAATGAACCACCTTcaatatatgtatatgcatATACTAGTCATACTAGATAGAATCATATGATATAGGAGTACTTGGCATTGTCATTAGTTCATATATAAATGACATACATCACAATTAGCTACTGTACCAAAATGAGGCACCACCGCACCAGCCAGTTAGCCTAACCACCACCGGCACATAAAGTTCCATACATCCCAGATTCACAGAAATCAAAATGAGGCACATACAAGTTCCATCCAAATTCACAATTGACAAATAATAATGACCAAAAGTAGGCACATCAATACATCAATTGTTCCTTGAAGACTTGTTCCTTGCACCGTGGCACCAAAAAGGGAACCACGACCTGAAACTCT from Panicum virgatum strain AP13 chromosome 9K, P.virgatum_v5, whole genome shotgun sequence encodes:
- the LOC120646991 gene encoding probable serine acetyltransferase 4, translating into MAACVDKWHPTHAGCLSSAIYHYLPDRAATVDRAMPAAAPAPASACCVRGGDDVWDELRAEAQADADAEPFLRKFYWDLVLSRPSLEAALAAHLSAKLCVPGALPQDALRDLLAGALEAHPEAGRAARADLLAARDRDPACGRMVHCFLYYKGFLALQAHRAAHALWADGRAAAALLLQSRASEVFGVDIHPGARIGCGILFDHATGVVIGETAVVGNDVSILHGVTLGGTGKESGDRHPKVGDGVLIGAGASVLGNVHIGAGGKIGAGAVVLRDVPEGTTAVGNPAKAIGKKAAPQRRPEEQPGVTMEQGWSDYVI